A window from Methanobrevibacter sp. encodes these proteins:
- a CDS encoding CPBP family intramembrane glutamic endopeptidase, translating into MNSNKKIFSKIGFNYLIYTILSIIITIIVANIIVIIKPEILNDINIATIITAICNYILPFPILVYLMRKIESKPIEIHKLDIKTFLKYLCITFTLMWFGNVTGIIITSLLGGALQSEISNPIQNLISSTGIWLNILIISLIGPIFEEIIFRKLLIDRTNRYGAKVSIILSAVTFGLIHGNLNQFCYAFLIGGFFAYVYLKTGKIIYTIVLHIIINLMGSVVSIFVSDTVQTIAAGAIDPFNIVAMLIYLMVIVIALYIGITSLLKYKQERFNGKLTEISLKNPLGTMFLNYGMVCFIVFFIVKIAYQAIT; encoded by the coding sequence ATGAATTCAAATAAAAAAATTTTCTCAAAGATAGGATTTAATTATTTAATTTATACAATCCTTTCAATAATAATTACAATAATAGTTGCAAACATTATTGTAATCATAAAACCAGAAATTCTCAACGACATAAATATAGCTACAATAATAACAGCTATCTGCAATTATATTTTGCCGTTTCCGATTTTAGTATATTTAATGAGAAAAATAGAATCAAAACCGATTGAAATCCATAAATTAGATATTAAGACATTTTTAAAGTATTTATGTATTACATTTACATTGATGTGGTTTGGAAATGTCACAGGCATCATCATAACTAGCCTGCTTGGCGGTGCGCTTCAGAGCGAAATATCCAATCCCATTCAGAACTTAATAAGCTCAACAGGAATATGGTTAAATATTTTAATAATAAGTTTGATTGGACCAATTTTTGAAGAAATCATCTTTAGAAAGTTATTAATAGATAGAACAAACAGATACGGCGCTAAAGTTTCAATCATATTGTCTGCAGTTACTTTTGGATTAATCCATGGAAATTTAAATCAATTCTGCTATGCATTCCTGATTGGCGGTTTTTTTGCATATGTGTATCTAAAAACTGGGAAAATAATCTATACTATAGTTTTACACATCATCATTAATTTAATGGGATCAGTTGTAAGCATATTTGTTTCAGATACGGTTCAAACAATTGCTGCAGGTGCCATTGACCCTTTCAACATAGTTGCAATGTTAATATATTTAATGGTGATTGTAATTGCATTATATATTGGTATAACCAGTCTTTTAAAGTACAAACAGGAAAGATTTAATGGAAAACTGACCGAAATAAGTTTAAAAAACCCTCTTGGAACAATGTTTTTAAATTATGGGATGGTTTGTTTTATAGTATTTTTTATAGTTAAAATAGCATACCAAGCAATAACATGA
- a CDS encoding 4Fe-4S dicluster domain-containing protein produces MRHRHGNSSLGLEIVKLFFSEFLSTSYKPKWRISNNIERCTLCGRCESVCCSQAISVSTDNRTWTLNNRRCNKCLKCVMSCPARCLAQVDL; encoded by the coding sequence ATGAGGCATAGACATGGAAATTCATCATTGGGATTAGAAATTGTTAAGCTGTTTTTTTCAGAGTTTTTAAGTACATCCTATAAACCGAAATGGCGTATAAGCAATAATATTGAAAGATGTACTTTATGCGGCCGGTGTGAATCGGTTTGTTGTTCCCAGGCGATTAGTGTAAGTACAGACAACCGAACATGGACACTAAATAATAGAAGATGCAATAAATGTTTGAAATGTGTCATGTCATGTCCGGCTAGGTGCTTGGCGCAGGTTGATTTATAA
- a CDS encoding DUF6110 family protein — protein MTYRKLLNNCIEHKHALLFAGGIATAIVGKKVIESKTVKDAATKGMATIMSVKKDAEECFQDMKENAEDIVVDAHEEDKKEIYVESKK, from the coding sequence ATGACTTATAGAAAATTGTTAAACAATTGTATAGAACATAAACACGCATTACTTTTTGCAGGAGGTATTGCAACTGCTATTGTAGGTAAAAAGGTAATTGAATCAAAAACTGTAAAAGATGCTGCAACTAAAGGTATGGCAACCATAATGTCTGTAAAAAAAGATGCTGAAGAATGTTTTCAGGATATGAAAGAAAATGCTGAAGACATTGTTGTTGATGCTCATGAAGAGGATAAAAAAGAAATTTACGTCGAATCCAAAAAATAA
- a CDS encoding heavy metal translocating P-type ATPase, which yields MKYKVMHDSRSRLRVRSGKWAFTKKEGYGLASVLLQQDFIHDVFTSHRNGSIIIYYDEGNENKESIFDILNNITLDDLFEGKPTQIQVSKEITDDFYLKLSKMIGYRIFRRIFVPIPVRIILTIFDASKYILEGLDSLTSFRADVALLDGVAVAGALTQRQFKPASSMMFLLSISDALEGYTVQKAKSTLKDSLALNIDTVWVIGENGEEKQISTIEINKGDKIKVHMGDVIPVDGKVVEGDGMVNEASMTGEPLAVHKSEGKTVHAGTVMEEGNIVVEVYSMNKETRLNKIMDLIENSEDLKAETQSKAERLADSIVPFSFVATAVTYLLTRNASKALSVLMVDFSCAIKLTTPLSVISAMREASDNKMMIKGGKFLENYANADTIVFDKTGTLTNATPKVVDVIPMSGRYKRDEILRMAACIEEHFAHSIAAAIVKQAEKEGLKHEEDHSEVEYIVAHGIVTEYDGKRAVIGSRHFLFDDEKVKVTKTQEKKIDEKINKHSVVYLAVDGKLEGIICIDDPIREEAKYVIEELKSLGIENVIMLTGDSESAARASASALNITEYKSQVLPEDKSRIVSELKTKGRTVIMVGDGINDSPALAAADVSVSMKNSSDIAREVADISLLSDDLYDLVTLRKLSTGMLDKINNNYRNIVAVNGSLLVLGVLGAIPPSTSSVVHNLSTMLFGLLSTRSVLTDEDYIKDMGLEAI from the coding sequence ATGAAATACAAAGTAATGCATGATAGCAGATCCCGTTTAAGGGTTCGTTCTGGCAAGTGGGCCTTCACTAAAAAAGAAGGTTATGGTCTTGCATCTGTACTTTTACAACAGGATTTTATTCATGATGTTTTTACTTCCCATAGAAACGGCAGTATTATAATATACTATGATGAAGGTAACGAGAACAAAGAAAGCATATTCGATATTTTAAATAATATTACATTAGATGATCTTTTTGAAGGAAAACCAACACAAATTCAGGTTTCTAAAGAAATAACTGATGATTTTTATTTAAAATTATCAAAAATGATAGGTTATAGGATATTTAGAAGAATATTTGTTCCAATTCCTGTCAGAATAATTCTTACAATATTTGATGCATCCAAATATATTCTTGAAGGTTTGGACAGCTTAACTAGTTTCCGTGCGGATGTTGCATTACTGGATGGTGTAGCAGTTGCCGGAGCATTAACTCAAAGGCAATTTAAACCTGCCAGTTCTATGATGTTCTTATTATCAATTTCCGATGCCTTAGAAGGATATACTGTACAAAAAGCAAAAAGCACGTTAAAGGATAGCTTAGCTTTAAATATAGATACTGTTTGGGTAATTGGAGAAAACGGTGAAGAAAAACAAATTTCCACTATTGAAATTAATAAAGGTGATAAAATCAAAGTCCACATGGGCGATGTAATACCTGTGGATGGTAAGGTAGTTGAAGGCGATGGAATGGTTAATGAAGCATCAATGACTGGAGAGCCATTGGCGGTTCATAAATCTGAAGGCAAAACGGTTCATGCTGGAACAGTAATGGAAGAGGGAAATATTGTGGTTGAAGTTTACTCAATGAATAAAGAGACAAGATTAAATAAAATCATGGACTTGATTGAAAATTCCGAAGATTTAAAAGCTGAAACTCAAAGCAAAGCTGAAAGACTGGCTGATTCTATTGTTCCATTCAGTTTCGTTGCAACTGCAGTTACTTATTTGCTCACTAGAAATGCTTCAAAAGCATTGTCCGTTTTGATGGTTGACTTTTCATGTGCAATAAAACTGACTACTCCATTATCAGTTATCTCTGCAATGCGCGAAGCGTCCGATAATAAGATGATGATTAAAGGCGGAAAATTCCTTGAAAATTATGCAAATGCCGACACTATTGTATTTGATAAAACCGGAACCTTAACTAATGCAACTCCAAAAGTTGTTGATGTGATTCCGATGTCTGGGAGATACAAACGCGATGAAATCTTAAGAATGGCCGCCTGCATTGAAGAACACTTTGCCCATAGTATTGCTGCTGCTATTGTTAAACAAGCTGAAAAAGAAGGCTTGAAACATGAAGAAGATCATAGTGAAGTTGAATACATTGTAGCACATGGTATTGTAACGGAATATGATGGTAAACGTGCAGTAATTGGTTCAAGGCACTTTTTATTTGATGATGAAAAGGTTAAAGTAACTAAAACTCAAGAGAAGAAAATTGATGAGAAAATAAATAAACATTCTGTTGTTTATCTGGCTGTTGATGGAAAACTTGAAGGCATTATCTGCATTGATGATCCTATACGTGAAGAAGCAAAATATGTTATTGAGGAACTTAAATCTTTAGGAATTGAAAATGTAATAATGCTTACTGGAGACAGTGAAAGCGCTGCTCGTGCAAGCGCCAGTGCATTGAACATAACTGAATATAAATCACAAGTTCTTCCAGAAGACAAATCCAGAATTGTCAGTGAATTAAAAACAAAAGGAAGGACTGTGATAATGGTGGGTGATGGAATTAATGATTCTCCTGCTCTTGCAGCTGCTGATGTGTCTGTTTCTATGAAAAATTCATCTGATATTGCCCGTGAAGTTGCAGATATTTCATTATTGTCTGATGATTTATATGACCTTGTAACTCTTAGAAAACTCAGTACTGGAATGTTGGATAAAATTAATAATAACTATCGCAATATTGTAGCAGTAAATGGTTCTCTTCTAGTTTTAGGTGTTTTGGGAGCAATTCCTCCATCAACTTCTTCAGTTGTACATAATCTATCCACCATGTTATTCGGACTTTTAAGCACAAGGTCTGTTTTAACTGATGAGGATTATATAAAAGATATGGGATTGGAAGCTATTTGA